In one Hymenobacter sp. DG25B genomic region, the following are encoded:
- a CDS encoding catalase, protein MDNEQKNTAGGNGHTPADGTGTGVTGAGSSQDRRTAAGETGRTLTTRQGHPLTNNQNLRTVGNRGPATLENYQFLEKISHFDRERVPERVVHARGAGAHGVFEAYGKVGNEPIAKYTRAKLFNTKGKQTPVFVRFSTVGHGGHSPETLRDPRGFAVKFYTEDGNWDLVGNNLKVFFIRDAMKFPDLIHSQKPDPVTNRQSGERIFDFICNTPEAMHMVSFLFSPWGIPANYRQMQGSGVNTYKWVNAQGEAVLVKYHWEPLQGIKNLTQPEAEAIQAKNFNHATQDLFDHIHDGKFPEWELCVQIMSDDEHPELDFDPLDDTKIWPQEQFPFLPVGKMTLNRNPENYFAEVEQAAFGTGVLVDGLDFSDDKMLQGRTFSYSDTQRYRVGTNYLQLPINAPKKHVATNQRDGQMAYHVDSAPGQNLHINYEPSSLNGLQEAPRSAPDHMPEYKGRLIRETIDRQNNFKQAGERYRLHEDWERDDLISNMVGALAYANKKVQDKMIELCTSCDPDWGRRVAEGIRKAHSSMAGATQANESKNAQAVKQAEATAHEAKPY, encoded by the coding sequence CGGCGAAACTGGCCGGACCCTGACCACCCGCCAGGGCCACCCGCTCACCAATAATCAGAACCTGCGCACCGTGGGCAACCGCGGCCCGGCCACCCTGGAGAACTACCAGTTCCTGGAAAAAATCAGTCATTTCGACCGGGAGCGGGTGCCGGAGCGCGTGGTGCACGCCCGCGGTGCCGGGGCCCACGGCGTATTCGAAGCTTATGGCAAAGTAGGCAACGAGCCCATTGCGAAGTATACCCGCGCCAAGCTCTTCAATACCAAAGGCAAGCAGACGCCGGTGTTCGTGCGGTTCAGCACGGTAGGCCACGGTGGCCACTCCCCGGAAACCCTGCGCGACCCCCGCGGCTTTGCCGTGAAGTTTTACACCGAAGACGGCAACTGGGACCTGGTAGGCAATAACCTGAAGGTGTTTTTTATCCGGGATGCCATGAAGTTCCCGGACCTGATTCACTCCCAGAAGCCCGACCCGGTAACCAACCGCCAGAGCGGAGAGCGAATCTTCGACTTCATCTGCAACACGCCGGAGGCCATGCACATGGTGTCGTTCCTGTTCTCGCCCTGGGGTATTCCGGCCAACTACCGCCAAATGCAGGGCTCGGGCGTGAACACCTACAAGTGGGTGAATGCCCAGGGCGAGGCCGTGCTGGTAAAATACCACTGGGAGCCGCTGCAGGGCATCAAAAACCTGACGCAGCCCGAAGCCGAAGCCATTCAGGCCAAGAACTTCAACCACGCCACCCAGGACCTGTTCGACCACATCCATGACGGCAAATTCCCGGAATGGGAGCTGTGCGTGCAGATAATGAGTGATGATGAGCACCCGGAGCTGGACTTCGACCCGCTGGATGACACCAAAATCTGGCCCCAGGAGCAGTTTCCCTTCCTGCCCGTGGGCAAGATGACGCTCAACCGCAACCCCGAAAACTACTTTGCTGAGGTGGAGCAGGCCGCCTTCGGTACCGGCGTTTTGGTGGATGGCCTTGATTTCTCCGACGACAAAATGCTGCAGGGACGCACATTCTCCTACTCCGATACCCAGCGCTACCGCGTGGGCACCAACTATCTGCAGCTGCCCATCAACGCGCCCAAAAAGCACGTGGCCACCAACCAGCGCGACGGCCAGATGGCTTACCACGTAGATTCCGCGCCCGGCCAGAACCTGCACATCAACTACGAGCCCAGCAGCCTGAACGGCCTGCAGGAAGCCCCCCGCAGCGCCCCGGACCACATGCCCGAGTACAAAGGCCGCCTGATACGGGAAACCATTGACCGGCAGAACAACTTCAAGCAGGCCGGCGAGCGGTACCGCCTGCACGAGGACTGGGAGCGGGACGACCTCATCAGTAACATGGTGGGTGCTCTGGCCTATGCTAATAAGAAGGTGCAGGACAAGATGATTGAACTGTGCACCAGCTGCGACCCGGACTGGGGCCGCCGCGTGGCCGAGGGCATCCGCAAAGCCCATAGCAGTATGGCCGGGGCTACCCAGGCCAATGAAAGCAAAAACGCGCAGGCCGTAAAGCAGGCCGAAGCTACCGCCCACGAAGCCAAACCGTACTAA
- a CDS encoding ABC transporter ATP-binding protein yields MSWYSSFLNSISAKRPRPDGKPTLTVRERVSALRHLPAFLRLIWETSPALTLGNMALRLVRAALPLAMLYVGQLILDEVISLNRLPAAERTLTPVLSLLALEFGLAVLSDALGRAVALLDSLLGDLFANRSSVRLMEHAAELDLDQFEDSTFYDKLERARRQTLSRTVLMSQVLAQAQDTITMLFLAVGLAAFNPWLLLLLLIAVIPAFLGESHFNERSYSLVHSWTPERRELDYLRQTGASDETAKEVKIFGLSGFLINRFRLLSDEFYQKNKVLALRRAGWGAFFAAVGAAGYYAAYVYIISQAVKGAISIGQLTFLAGSFGRMRGLLEGILSRFSSVAEGALYLQDFFDFFHLQPRIVRDEARPVRPFPQPIQQGFTFENVGFKYRNASGWALRNLNFTLQAGEKLALVGENGAGKTTLVKLLARLYDPTEGRILLDGHDLREYDPAELRQEIGVIFQDFVRFQLSAGQNLAVGRIDEKDNQPRIEQAAAQSLADSVVRKLPDGYNQIIGRRFSKGVDLSGGEWQKIALGRAYMRDAQLLILDEPTAALDARAEHEVFQRFADLTKGKTAILISHRFSTVRMANRILVIEHGQFVEIGSHAELLAKGGRYAELFQLQAAGYR; encoded by the coding sequence ATGTCCTGGTACTCCTCCTTTTTAAATTCGATATCGGCCAAAAGACCCCGGCCGGATGGCAAGCCCACGCTCACCGTGCGGGAGCGGGTGTCGGCCCTGCGGCACCTGCCGGCTTTTCTGCGTCTCATCTGGGAGACCAGCCCGGCCCTCACATTAGGCAATATGGCCTTGCGCCTGGTGCGCGCGGCCCTGCCGCTGGCCATGCTGTATGTGGGCCAGCTGATTCTGGATGAGGTCATCAGCCTCAACCGCCTGCCCGCTGCTGAGCGTACGCTTACTCCCGTGCTAAGCCTGCTGGCCCTGGAGTTTGGGCTGGCCGTGCTGTCTGATGCCCTGGGTCGGGCCGTGGCGCTGCTGGATTCTCTGTTAGGCGACCTGTTTGCCAACCGCTCCTCGGTGCGGCTGATGGAGCACGCCGCCGAGCTGGATCTGGACCAGTTTGAAGACAGCACGTTCTACGATAAGTTGGAGCGCGCCCGCCGCCAGACCCTGTCCCGCACCGTGCTTATGTCGCAGGTGCTGGCTCAGGCTCAGGATACCATTACCATGCTGTTTCTGGCCGTGGGACTGGCTGCCTTCAACCCCTGGCTGCTGCTGCTCTTATTAATAGCCGTTATTCCGGCATTTCTGGGCGAGTCGCACTTTAATGAGCGCAGTTACTCCCTGGTGCATTCCTGGACACCCGAGCGGCGCGAGCTGGACTACCTGCGCCAGACCGGCGCTTCCGATGAAACCGCCAAGGAAGTCAAGATTTTTGGCCTGTCGGGCTTTCTCATCAACCGGTTTCGGCTGCTTTCTGATGAGTTTTATCAGAAAAACAAAGTGCTGGCTTTGCGCCGGGCGGGGTGGGGGGCATTCTTTGCGGCCGTGGGGGCGGCGGGCTACTATGCGGCCTACGTGTACATCATCAGCCAGGCCGTGAAGGGCGCTATCAGCATTGGGCAGCTTACGTTTCTGGCGGGTTCTTTTGGGCGGATGCGGGGCTTGCTGGAAGGCATCCTCAGCCGCTTCAGCTCAGTAGCCGAAGGCGCGCTGTACCTGCAGGACTTTTTCGACTTCTTCCACCTGCAGCCCCGCATTGTGCGCGATGAAGCCCGCCCCGTGCGGCCTTTTCCGCAGCCCATTCAGCAGGGCTTCACGTTTGAAAACGTGGGGTTCAAGTACCGCAACGCCAGCGGCTGGGCCCTGCGTAACCTCAACTTTACCCTGCAGGCCGGCGAAAAGCTGGCGCTGGTAGGGGAGAACGGCGCCGGCAAAACCACCCTGGTGAAGCTGCTGGCCCGGCTATACGACCCCACCGAAGGCCGCATTCTGCTGGATGGCCACGACCTGCGCGAGTATGACCCCGCCGAGCTGCGCCAGGAAATTGGCGTCATCTTTCAGGACTTCGTCCGGTTTCAGCTTTCCGCAGGCCAGAACCTGGCCGTGGGGCGCATCGACGAAAAAGACAACCAGCCCCGCATTGAGCAGGCTGCCGCTCAAAGCCTCGCCGACTCCGTAGTACGCAAGCTGCCGGATGGCTACAACCAGATAATTGGCCGCCGCTTCTCTAAAGGAGTAGACCTGAGCGGGGGCGAGTGGCAGAAAATAGCCCTGGGCCGCGCCTACATGCGCGATGCCCAGCTATTGATTCTGGACGAGCCCACCGCCGCCCTGGATGCCCGCGCCGAGCACGAGGTATTCCAGCGCTTCGCCGACCTTACCAAAGGCAAAACCGCCATCCTCATCAGTCACCGCTTCAGCACCGTGCGTATGGCCAACCGCATTCTGGTGATTGAGCACGGGCAGTTTGTGGAAATCGGCTCGCACGCCGAGCTGCTGGCGAAAGGCGGGCGCTACGCTGAGCTGTTTCAGCTGCAGGCAGCCGGTTACCGGTAA
- a CDS encoding serine O-acetyltransferase, giving the protein MDSTFIRTLAQAHQQVAAPVPGEALCHLAEQVLNVLFPERTEHPLSTEEDIAATLQKLQQHLVAILMALPMEPALAEETAAHLFSRLPALHQLLLLDAAAIVAADPAAQGHTEVVRTYPGFYAIALYRLAHALHQLKIPLLPRMLSEYAHARTGIDIHPGAQIGSSFCIDHGTGLVIGETAVIGTHVKIFQGVTLGALSVTKELANIKRHPTIEDYVVIYAGATILGGSTVVGSHSIIGGNVWLTESVPSHSRVYHRAQIHVTRTEDPTADFTFSI; this is encoded by the coding sequence ATGGATTCCACCTTTATTCGTACGCTGGCTCAGGCCCATCAGCAGGTAGCGGCCCCGGTACCGGGCGAAGCCCTGTGCCACCTGGCCGAGCAAGTATTAAACGTACTGTTTCCGGAGCGCACCGAGCATCCGCTATCCACGGAAGAGGACATTGCCGCCACGTTGCAGAAGCTACAGCAGCACCTGGTAGCTATTCTCATGGCTTTGCCGATGGAGCCCGCCCTGGCCGAGGAAACAGCCGCCCACTTATTTAGCCGGCTTCCTGCCCTGCACCAGTTGCTTTTGCTGGATGCCGCCGCCATTGTGGCGGCCGACCCGGCCGCGCAGGGGCATACGGAAGTAGTGCGCACCTACCCGGGCTTCTATGCTATTGCCTTATACCGGCTGGCGCACGCCCTGCATCAACTGAAAATTCCTCTGCTGCCGCGCATGCTCAGCGAGTACGCGCACGCCCGCACCGGTATCGATATCCACCCCGGGGCGCAGATTGGTTCCTCGTTCTGCATCGACCACGGCACCGGCCTCGTTATCGGGGAAACCGCCGTAATCGGGACGCACGTGAAGATATTCCAGGGCGTTACGCTGGGCGCCCTTAGCGTAACCAAAGAGCTGGCCAACATTAAACGCCACCCCACTATTGAGGATTACGTGGTGATTTACGCCGGCGCCACCATTCTGGGCGGCAGCACGGTAGTAGGCAGCCACAGTATCATTGGGGGCAATGTCTGGCTCACGGAAAGCGTGCCCTCGCACTCCCGGGTGTACCACCGGGCCCAGATACACGTCACCCGCACCGAGGACCCTACCGCCGACTTCACGTTTTCTATCTGA
- a CDS encoding cupin domain-containing protein, translating to MSDTTITKVDSAYSPKGHDGEKYLASGIHMAMRLWENEQPAAAKEPAARPYETVGYVISGRAELHVAGQMVLLEPGNSWVVPRGAEHSYKILEPFTAVETTSPPAHVHGREDK from the coding sequence ATGTCTGACACGACCATCACCAAAGTTGATTCTGCCTACTCGCCTAAGGGCCACGATGGCGAAAAATACCTGGCTTCCGGTATTCATATGGCCATGCGTCTCTGGGAAAACGAGCAGCCGGCCGCGGCAAAGGAGCCCGCTGCCCGCCCTTATGAAACCGTGGGCTACGTTATCAGTGGGCGCGCCGAGCTGCACGTGGCCGGCCAAATGGTGTTATTGGAGCCCGGCAACTCCTGGGTGGTTCCCAGGGGCGCCGAGCACAGCTATAAAATACTGGAGCCCTTTACGGCCGTAGAAACTACCTCGCCCCCGGCCCACGTGCACGGGCGCGAGGACAAATAA
- a CDS encoding peptidylprolyl isomerase, with product MPLLPFSPRAAFSAALLLSMAACAPRVPASGPTVAAPVGPPNKYADATLRQIATAQDERSTSALLPFLSNPEATYRREAALAFASVQDKAAVPALARLLATDPDASVRRMAAFALGQTADTTAGAAALSARIATEPDRAVRRYVLEALGRSTPRAGFESLVRLPAPLLQDTSAQVGQAWGLYRAALRGITSEAAVTRVVQLLAMPTPYRARLAAASTLARIRNLNLTPFAAQITKACQTDPDYAVRAAATLALGKVSAPEVPATLAALARRDQDYRVRLSALRAMSKAMYSPVKEAAWDALADKEEQVALVAAEFFLANATGEPGSLFLDKAEKTTPWRVRATLLAAALRQEGPNRAAIRQAIEQRFAAASSVYEKGYLLKALSEDPEAYSFVEQATFAPNQPVVLGTYGIEALVALRHQPGFPAAQRAAFAQALKRAISSGDVALMGTAAEAIRDPRLAAGDGLPGPAFLREAQRRLVLPRDLEAWQSIQLTLDYLEKKKPSAQPIAKAATHPIDWTLVQTIPAYQKAVVHTSKGPVTLVLLVEQAPGSVASFVQLVKAGFYNQKNFHRVVPNFVVQGGCPRGDGWGSSDYNLRSEFADLRYNEGAVGLASAGKDTESCQWFITHSPTPHLDGRYTIFAQVDRGMEVVSQLAIGDTIDRIELLP from the coding sequence ATGCCACTTCTCCCTTTCTCTCCCCGGGCTGCTTTCTCCGCTGCGCTTCTCCTGAGTATGGCGGCCTGCGCCCCCCGTGTTCCGGCTTCCGGCCCCACCGTAGCCGCACCAGTCGGCCCGCCCAACAAGTATGCCGATGCTACCCTGCGGCAGATAGCCACCGCCCAGGATGAACGCAGTACTAGCGCTCTGCTGCCTTTCCTCAGTAACCCGGAAGCGACGTATCGCCGCGAAGCGGCGCTGGCTTTCGCCTCAGTGCAGGATAAAGCGGCCGTGCCGGCTTTAGCCCGGCTGCTGGCTACTGACCCCGATGCCTCGGTGCGGCGCATGGCCGCCTTTGCCCTGGGGCAAACCGCCGATACCACTGCCGGTGCCGCGGCTCTGTCAGCGCGGATAGCCACGGAGCCCGACCGCGCCGTGCGGCGCTACGTGCTGGAAGCACTGGGCCGCAGTACACCCCGGGCTGGGTTTGAAAGCTTAGTCCGGCTCCCGGCTCCGCTTTTGCAGGATACCAGCGCTCAGGTAGGGCAGGCCTGGGGATTATACCGGGCTGCCCTGCGCGGTATTACGTCCGAGGCGGCCGTTACGCGCGTGGTACAGCTGCTGGCCATGCCCACGCCATACCGGGCCCGCCTGGCCGCGGCCAGTACGCTGGCGCGCATACGCAACCTCAACCTCACGCCCTTCGCTGCCCAAATCACTAAAGCCTGCCAAACCGACCCTGATTATGCCGTGCGGGCGGCCGCCACGCTGGCCCTGGGCAAAGTAAGCGCCCCGGAAGTGCCGGCCACGCTGGCAGCCCTGGCCCGCCGCGACCAGGACTACCGCGTACGGTTAAGCGCGCTACGCGCCATGTCGAAAGCCATGTACAGCCCCGTAAAGGAAGCCGCCTGGGATGCCCTGGCTGATAAGGAAGAACAGGTGGCCCTGGTAGCGGCCGAATTCTTTCTGGCCAATGCCACCGGGGAGCCGGGCTCCTTATTTCTCGATAAAGCTGAGAAAACCACGCCCTGGCGGGTGCGGGCCACGCTGCTGGCAGCAGCCCTCCGGCAGGAAGGGCCCAACCGCGCCGCAATCCGCCAGGCTATTGAGCAGCGGTTTGCCGCAGCCAGCTCCGTGTATGAGAAAGGGTATTTATTGAAAGCCTTAAGCGAAGACCCGGAGGCTTATTCCTTTGTGGAGCAGGCTACTTTTGCTCCTAACCAGCCCGTAGTTTTGGGTACCTATGGCATAGAGGCTTTGGTAGCGCTGCGCCACCAGCCTGGTTTTCCGGCCGCACAGCGCGCGGCGTTTGCGCAGGCCCTGAAGCGCGCTATCAGCAGTGGAGATGTGGCCCTGATGGGAACCGCTGCCGAAGCCATCCGGGACCCCCGGCTGGCGGCAGGAGATGGGTTGCCCGGCCCCGCATTCCTGCGGGAGGCGCAGCGCCGGCTGGTGCTGCCCCGCGACCTGGAAGCCTGGCAATCTATCCAACTCACCCTTGATTATCTGGAGAAAAAGAAGCCCTCCGCGCAGCCCATAGCCAAAGCCGCCACGCACCCCATTGATTGGACCTTGGTACAGACCATTCCGGCGTACCAGAAAGCTGTGGTGCATACCAGCAAAGGCCCCGTTACGCTGGTGCTGCTGGTAGAGCAGGCCCCGGGCTCCGTGGCCAGCTTTGTACAGCTGGTGAAAGCCGGGTTCTACAATCAGAAAAACTTTCACCGCGTGGTGCCCAACTTTGTGGTGCAGGGCGGCTGCCCGCGCGGCGACGGCTGGGGCAGCTCCGACTATAACCTGCGCTCTGAATTTGCCGATCTTCGCTATAACGAAGGCGCCGTGGGCCTGGCCTCAGCCGGGAAAGACACGGAAAGCTGCCAGTGGTTTATCACCCATTCTCCCACGCCGCACCTGGATGGCCGCTACACCATTTTTGCGCAGGTAGACCGGGGAATGGAGGTTGTCAGCCAGCTGGCGATAGGGGATACTATTGACCGTATTGAACTGTTGCCGTAA
- a CDS encoding phosphatase PAP2 family protein, with protein sequence MSHLSLMLPARSRNLAALFMWLWISLAVTPLQAQTTAPTDSVHKYEVPGQAKRWYQTKAVRATAIPVLLIGYGLTTINGNGIYSSYDAQRDLHRHFPNFHTKVDDYLVLAPYLELAATTLAGVESHNDRLNMALVIVKSELIFGAIVTGLKYTTNIRRPDGSNMHSFPSGHTAQAFLAASIVHTEFRDKSQWYGVGAYTLATSVAALRMLNNRHWQSDVVAGAGIGILSAHLGYLTHRNRWGRKPMGRSIGHVSATPWQSLDATGLRVVVSLR encoded by the coding sequence ATGAGCCATTTATCCCTGATGCTACCCGCACGCTCGCGCAACCTGGCTGCGCTATTCATGTGGCTATGGATTAGCCTGGCTGTCACGCCGCTTCAGGCCCAAACCACGGCCCCAACGGACTCCGTGCATAAGTATGAGGTGCCGGGCCAGGCCAAGCGCTGGTACCAGACCAAAGCAGTGCGGGCCACGGCCATTCCGGTGCTGCTCATTGGCTATGGCCTTACCACCATCAATGGCAACGGCATTTACAGTAGCTACGATGCCCAGCGCGACCTGCATCGCCACTTCCCCAACTTCCACACCAAGGTAGATGACTACCTGGTACTGGCGCCCTATCTGGAGCTGGCGGCCACCACACTGGCTGGGGTAGAGTCGCACAACGACCGGCTGAACATGGCATTGGTGATTGTAAAGTCGGAGCTGATTTTTGGCGCAATAGTCACGGGCCTGAAGTATACCACTAACATCCGCCGGCCCGATGGCTCCAATATGCATTCGTTTCCCTCGGGGCACACGGCGCAGGCGTTTCTGGCGGCCAGCATCGTGCATACCGAGTTTCGGGACAAAAGCCAATGGTACGGGGTAGGAGCTTATACATTGGCCACCAGCGTAGCGGCCCTGCGCATGCTCAACAACCGCCACTGGCAGAGTGATGTGGTAGCGGGGGCTGGCATCGGTATTCTTTCGGCCCACCTCGGCTACCTCACGCACCGCAACCGTTGGGGGCGCAAGCCCATGGGCCGTTCTATCGGGCACGTCTCGGCCACCCCCTGGCAAAGCCTGGATGCCACGGGCCTGCGCGTAGTAGTCAGCCTACGCTAA
- a CDS encoding DUF4136 domain-containing protein, producing MKPSATLLVALGLSLTGCFTAYEAQIESDYSYKADFRRYRTFSFVSGDGLAADTSKLGQILRDAIRTRLRQQGYQLTDHRPDLLVNFHVYEGDLRFRGFAQPTLTSWISSGQVETETTPKEQRATYQPLRLLLREGTLLITLIDNRTDRAIWNGYAGGVTVPAGTQGVTVLRRSVRSIFDEYRVFSQGYINSKK from the coding sequence ATGAAACCATCAGCCACGCTACTGGTTGCCCTGGGGCTTTCCCTCACGGGCTGCTTCACCGCCTATGAGGCCCAGATTGAATCGGATTATAGTTACAAGGCCGACTTCCGCCGCTACCGCACGTTCTCCTTTGTTTCCGGCGACGGACTGGCGGCCGACACCAGCAAGCTGGGGCAAATTCTGCGCGACGCCATCCGGACCCGCCTGCGCCAGCAGGGCTACCAGCTTACGGACCACCGCCCCGATTTACTCGTGAACTTCCACGTGTATGAGGGCGACCTGCGGTTCCGGGGCTTCGCGCAGCCCACCCTTACTTCCTGGATATCATCGGGGCAGGTAGAGACGGAAACCACGCCCAAGGAGCAGCGGGCCACTTACCAGCCCCTGCGTTTGCTGCTGCGGGAAGGTACGCTCCTCATCACCCTGATTGACAACCGAACGGACCGGGCCATCTGGAATGGCTATGCCGGCGGCGTAACGGTGCCGGCGGGCACCCAGGGCGTAACCGTGCTGCGCCGCTCAGTGCGCTCCATTTTTGATGAGTACCGGGTATTTTCCCAGGGCTACATCAACAGTAAAAAATAA
- the cysK gene encoding cysteine synthase A: MKVNTILDTIGNTPLLRLNRLFAHRPDVEVWMKLERANPGGSIKDRIALAMVEQAEQDGTLTPDMTIVEPTSGNTGVGLAMVAAVKGYKIIIVMPESMSIERRRLMAAYGAELELTPREKGTKGAIERAQEIVKNTPGTWMPMQFDNPANVKVHIETTAAEILRDAPEGFDYYITGVGTGGHLTGVAEVLKPKFPNLKVFAVEPELSPVISGGAPGPHPLQGIGAGFIPGNLHQDVLDGTIQISQQEAYEMTRRAAREEGIFVGISSGASLAAVAKKLDEVPQGGRVLTFCYDTGERYLSVEGLFV; encoded by the coding sequence ATGAAAGTCAACACCATTCTGGATACCATTGGCAACACCCCGCTGTTGCGCCTCAACCGCCTGTTTGCGCACCGCCCCGATGTAGAAGTCTGGATGAAGCTGGAGCGGGCCAACCCCGGCGGCAGCATCAAAGACCGGATTGCGCTGGCCATGGTAGAACAGGCCGAGCAAGACGGTACCCTCACCCCGGACATGACCATTGTAGAGCCCACCTCCGGCAATACCGGCGTGGGCCTGGCCATGGTAGCCGCCGTGAAAGGCTACAAGATTATCATTGTCATGCCCGAGTCCATGTCCATTGAGCGCCGCCGCCTGATGGCCGCGTATGGTGCCGAGCTGGAGCTGACACCCCGCGAGAAAGGCACCAAAGGCGCTATTGAGCGGGCTCAGGAAATCGTGAAGAACACACCCGGCACCTGGATGCCCATGCAGTTCGATAACCCCGCCAACGTGAAGGTGCATATCGAAACCACGGCCGCCGAAATCCTGCGGGATGCCCCCGAAGGTTTCGACTACTACATTACGGGGGTAGGCACTGGTGGCCACCTCACCGGCGTGGCGGAAGTACTGAAACCCAAATTCCCGAACCTGAAAGTGTTTGCCGTAGAGCCGGAGCTTTCTCCGGTTATCAGTGGCGGCGCTCCTGGCCCACACCCGCTACAGGGCATCGGGGCGGGCTTCATTCCCGGCAACCTCCACCAGGACGTGCTGGATGGCACCATCCAGATCAGCCAGCAGGAAGCCTATGAAATGACCCGGCGCGCGGCCCGGGAAGAAGGCATCTTTGTGGGAATATCCTCCGGGGCTTCCCTGGCGGCCGTAGCTAAAAAGCTGGATGAGGTTCCGCAGGGTGGCCGCGTGCTCACCTTCTGCTACGATACCGGCGAGCGGTATCTGTCGGTAGAAGGCTTGTTCGTATAA